The sequence CACAACGCTTCTCATAGATCGCTCTCCACTCCGGATCATTTGTATTCTCAGACTCATAGTTAGCGGTATCAATGTAATCAACCCCTGCTGCAAGACATGCATCCATAATGGTTAAATCCTGATAGGGCAGAGCCACATTTAATACGGCATCCGGCTTATAATCCTTTATGAGGGCAATTACCTCTTCCACGTGATCCGCATCAACCTTAGCTGTCTCAATTCTTGTTTTTGTTGTCCCCGCAAGCGTATCCTTTAAGGCATCACATTTCTCCTTTGTCCTGCTTGCGATACAAATGTCAGTAAACACCTCACTGTTCTGACAGCATTTCCGGATTGCCACAGAGGCAACCCCTCCACAACCGATAATCAATAATCTGCTCATTCCTTTTCCTCCTCTTTCAGTAAATCTTCCACGTATTTAGGCAGCATGAAAGCGCCTGTATGAAGATTTGTTGTATAGTACCAGGTTTCAATTTTTAATTGATTCCATAGTTCTGGCTTAAAATCATTGATGGGATGATACTTTTTCGAAGCAAACCCAAACAGCCAATAGCCCGACGGGCAGGTGGGAATATGGGCCTGATAAACACGGCTTATGGGGAAGGAACGGAATACCTTCCGGTGCATGCTCCTGCACGCTGCCTCATCCTCATCATAAAAAGGACTTCCATGCTGGTAGACCATGATGCCATCGCTTCGCAGCGCCTTATAGCAGCTGCCGTAAAATTCCTTTGTAAAAAGCCCCTCCGTATGTCCGAAAGGATCCGTGGAATCATTGATGATAAGGTCATATTCCTCTTTTTTGCTTCTTAAGAAACGGAGCCCGTCATCATAATATACCTTGACCCTGGGATCAGAAAGCCCGCAGGATACTTCTGGAAAGATATCACGGCATACATCTACAAACAGTTTATCCGTCTCAACCACATCAATGGACTGAATAAACGGGTACTGTAAAAGTTCCTTGGCCACCCCTCCGTCGCCTCCGCCGATGATCAGCACATCCTTCACATTTGGATGGACTGCCATGGGAACATGGGTAACCATTTCATCGTAAATAAACTCATCTTTTTCTGAAAAAACAATGTCTCCATCCAAAGACACAAACTTTCCAAATTCCTGGGATTCGAACACGTCAATTCTCTGGTATTCACTTTCACCGGAAAAAAGCTGTTTATCGATCCGCACCGAAAGCTTCACATTGGAAGTGTGAAATTTTGAAAACCATATCTCCATCGTTTCCTACCTCTCTCCTTCTTTAACCTGCTCCTTTAATACCATCAGCCGTTCTACTGCCGGATCCTCGGTTCCCTGCATGGAACAGCCCATTTCCCTGGCGTAAATGATGTACTCCACGATCTCTTCCGTAATCATCTCTCCCGGCGCCAGGATAGGAATACCCGGAGGATAGCACATGACGAACTCCCCGCTTATCCTTCCTGCTGATTCCCCTACCGGTACGGATACCTTTTGGGAATAAAATGCTTTCTGAGGTGATACTGCCACTTTAGGGGCAATGTATTCTCCTGAGAGCATTCCCGTCCGGTCCTTTTTGTAAAGGCGCTCAATATCTGCCAGTGCTCCTACCAGACGTTCAATATCCTGAATCCGGTCGCCGATGGAAATGTAGGCAAGGAGGTTGCAGATATCCCCGAATTCGATCTGGATATCATATTCATCCCGGAGGAGATCGTAGACCTCAATTCCTGCCAGCCCATTTCCCAGGGTATAAACAGAAAGCTTAGTCACATCGTAATCAAAAATGCTGGTTCCATTGATCAGATCCCTTCCATAAGCATAGTAACCACCGATGGAATTGATCTCTCCCCTGGCATATTCCGCCATTTCCACCACCTTTGCAAAGGATTCCTCTCCCCGCAGAGCAAGGTTCCTTCTTGATATGTCAAGGCTTGACAAAAGCAGGTAAGAGGCGCTGGTGGTCTGGGTTAAGTTTATGATCTGACGCACGTAATCCCCGTTCACTCCTTTGTTTAAAAGGAGAAGGGAGCTTTGTGTCAGACTTCCTCCTGACTTGTGCATGGAGACCGCCGACATATCCGCGCCCGCTTCCATGGCGGAAACCGGAAGACCCTTTCCAAAATAGAGATGGGTGCCATGGGCTTCATCAGCCAGAACCTTCATCCCGTGGGCATGGGCCAGCCGGACAATGGAGCGGATATCAGAACAGATTCCATAATAGGTGGGATTGTTAACAAATACCGCGACTGCATCGGGATTTTCCATAATTGCCTTTTCCACCTGGCCAATCTCCATGCCAAGGGAAATGCCCAGCATGCTGTTCACCTCCGGGTTTACATAAATAGGAACCGCCCCGCACAATACCAGAGCATTTAGGGCGCTTCTATGGACATTTCTTGGAAGAATGATCTTATCCCCTGCTTTGCAGACAGACAGGATCATGCTCTGTACAGCCGATGTGGTTCCTCCCACCATCAAAAATGCATCTGCTGCCCCAAAAGCTTCTGCTGTCAGCCGTTCCGCGTCCCGGATCACTGACACCGGATGGCATAGATTATCAAGAGGCTTCATGGAATTTACATCAAGTCCGACGCACCGTTCCCCCAAAAGGCGGGCAAGCTCCGGATTTCCCCTTCCCCGTTTATGGCCCGGCACATCAAAGGGTACTACCCTCTTTTTTTGAAATGTTTCAAGAGCTTCGCAAATAGG is a genomic window of Lacrimispora sphenoides containing:
- the speE gene encoding polyamine aminopropyltransferase, producing the protein MEIWFSKFHTSNVKLSVRIDKQLFSGESEYQRIDVFESQEFGKFVSLDGDIVFSEKDEFIYDEMVTHVPMAVHPNVKDVLIIGGGDGGVAKELLQYPFIQSIDVVETDKLFVDVCRDIFPEVSCGLSDPRVKVYYDDGLRFLRSKKEEYDLIINDSTDPFGHTEGLFTKEFYGSCYKALRSDGIMVYQHGSPFYDEDEAACRSMHRKVFRSFPISRVYQAHIPTCPSGYWLFGFASKKYHPINDFKPELWNQLKIETWYYTTNLHTGAFMLPKYVEDLLKEEEKE
- a CDS encoding aminotransferase class I/II-fold pyridoxal phosphate-dependent enzyme, whose amino-acid sequence is MNKEDQMRAPICEALETFQKKRVVPFDVPGHKRGRGNPELARLLGERCVGLDVNSMKPLDNLCHPVSVIRDAERLTAEAFGAADAFLMVGGTTSAVQSMILSVCKAGDKIILPRNVHRSALNALVLCGAVPIYVNPEVNSMLGISLGMEIGQVEKAIMENPDAVAVFVNNPTYYGICSDIRSIVRLAHAHGMKVLADEAHGTHLYFGKGLPVSAMEAGADMSAVSMHKSGGSLTQSSLLLLNKGVNGDYVRQIINLTQTTSASYLLLSSLDISRRNLALRGEESFAKVVEMAEYARGEINSIGGYYAYGRDLINGTSIFDYDVTKLSVYTLGNGLAGIEVYDLLRDEYDIQIEFGDICNLLAYISIGDRIQDIERLVGALADIERLYKKDRTGMLSGEYIAPKVAVSPQKAFYSQKVSVPVGESAGRISGEFVMCYPPGIPILAPGEMITEEIVEYIIYAREMGCSMQGTEDPAVERLMVLKEQVKEGER